A window of Paenibacillus polygoni contains these coding sequences:
- a CDS encoding HU family DNA-binding protein → MNKTDLVNNISEKSGLTKKDVEAVLNGFLGEITDALANGDKVQLIGFGTFETRRRSGRTGRNPQTGNTIEIPESNVPAFKAGNKLKEAVK, encoded by the coding sequence ATGAATAAAACAGATTTGGTAAACAATATTTCAGAAAAAAGTGGACTTACAAAAAAAGACGTAGAAGCAGTTCTTAATGGTTTCCTTGGTGAAATTACAGATGCCCTTGCAAATGGCGACAAAGTACAACTCATTGGCTTTGGCACTTTCGAAACTCGCAGACGTTCCGGACGTACAGGACGTAACCCGCAAACAGGAAATACGATTGAAATTCCAGAATCTAATGTTCCTGCATTTAAGGCAGGAAATAAACTTAAAGAAGCTGTAAAATAA
- the yabP gene encoding sporulation protein YabP, whose product MIDHVKPKQHSLNMQNRKQLDITGVLNVESFDNEEFLLKTELGHLTIRGQNLHIKNLSLEEGLLSIEGHVSFLAYLDPGSSSKSGKGILGKLFK is encoded by the coding sequence ATGATAGACCATGTAAAACCGAAACAGCACAGTTTAAACATGCAGAACCGGAAGCAACTTGATATCACAGGTGTTTTGAATGTGGAGAGCTTTGATAATGAGGAATTCCTACTCAAGACAGAGCTCGGTCACCTAACCATTAGAGGGCAAAATTTACATATTAAAAACCTCAGTCTTGAAGAGGGACTTTTATCGATTGAAGGTCATGTAAGTTTTCTTGCCTATTTAGATCCCGGTTCAAGTTCCAAATCCGGAAAAGGAATTCTCGGCAAGTTGTTCAAATGA
- a CDS encoding RNA-binding S4 domain-containing protein yields the protein MRVDKFLKVSRLIKRRTVAKDVSEQGRVLINGREAKPSSAVKVGDEITVQFGQKLVTVRVERLAESTRKEEASSLFTVVKEEPIARDNGLDFLS from the coding sequence ATGAGAGTAGATAAATTCCTTAAAGTTTCGAGACTGATTAAACGCCGTACGGTGGCTAAGGATGTCTCCGAACAGGGGAGAGTCCTGATCAATGGACGAGAGGCGAAGCCAAGTAGTGCTGTCAAAGTCGGTGATGAAATTACTGTACAGTTCGGTCAGAAACTTGTAACCGTTCGAGTAGAGCGTTTGGCAGAAAGCACGCGTAAAGAAGAGGCTTCGAGTCTATTCACCGTGGTGAAAGAAGAGCCTATTGCCAGAGATAACGGGTTGGACTTTTTAAGTTAA
- the yabN gene encoding bifunctional methyltransferase/pyrophosphohydrolase YabN, translating into MSTAITVVGLGSGGEDQLTLGILKRLQKASRIYVRTLDHPVCKDLENLHLSLNSFDYIYEAKSSFPEVYDSIANELIQLAKQGTAGEEIVYAVPGHPMVAEATVGLLKERCADQGIPLSILGGESFLDEAFIRLGFDPIEGFQLLDAGVIDRELLQPKLHTVIGQVYDVFTASDVKLSLMEVYPDDTKIIVGHALGIEGQEVIQEVELYELDRVEGYGNLSLIYIPKSDNEQLTRRTFGRLHEIVEILRSPEGCPWDREQTHASIRKNLIEETYEVLETIDDDDPDHMKEELGDLLLQIMLHAQMEEELGTFDVYDVIQGLNDKLIFRHPHVFGDNKAEDAGEALANWEAMKAEEKKLKGQAKEGISILDGVPRDLPALMKAYKLQKKASKVGFDWDQVEDVFVKVEEELGELKEAIKLNYAAEEQMLELGDVLFATANISRFIGADPEEALAATNRKFTRRFKYIESRLAEQGKTIEDSTLEEMEACWQEAKQELKDY; encoded by the coding sequence ATGAGCACAGCAATCACAGTGGTTGGTCTAGGTTCAGGCGGGGAAGATCAACTGACTTTAGGTATTTTAAAAAGGTTACAAAAAGCAAGCAGAATTTATGTTCGGACGCTTGATCATCCGGTATGCAAAGATTTAGAAAATCTTCATTTATCGTTGAATTCGTTCGATTATATATATGAAGCAAAGAGTTCTTTTCCAGAAGTCTATGATAGTATAGCAAACGAGCTTATTCAGCTTGCGAAGCAAGGCACTGCGGGCGAAGAGATCGTGTATGCTGTACCCGGACATCCTATGGTAGCAGAGGCAACGGTAGGATTGCTAAAAGAGCGCTGCGCTGATCAAGGAATTCCTCTCTCTATACTTGGGGGAGAAAGCTTTCTCGATGAGGCATTTATAAGACTTGGATTTGATCCTATCGAAGGATTTCAATTACTTGATGCGGGGGTTATTGACCGCGAATTGCTGCAGCCTAAGCTACATACGGTCATTGGACAAGTGTATGATGTATTCACTGCATCTGACGTTAAGCTCAGTCTGATGGAGGTGTATCCAGATGACACGAAGATCATTGTCGGACACGCACTCGGTATTGAAGGTCAAGAAGTCATTCAGGAAGTTGAGCTGTATGAGCTGGATCGTGTAGAAGGATACGGAAATTTATCACTTATTTATATACCGAAAAGTGACAATGAGCAGCTCACTAGACGTACGTTTGGCCGCCTTCATGAGATTGTAGAAATCCTGCGAAGCCCGGAAGGATGTCCTTGGGACCGCGAACAAACCCATGCTTCCATCCGCAAGAATCTGATTGAGGAAACATATGAAGTCTTGGAGACAATCGATGATGACGATCCAGATCATATGAAAGAAGAGCTTGGCGACTTGCTGCTTCAAATCATGCTGCACGCTCAGATGGAAGAAGAGCTGGGTACATTTGACGTCTATGATGTCATTCAAGGTCTGAATGACAAGCTTATTTTTAGACACCCGCATGTATTTGGAGATAACAAGGCAGAAGATGCTGGAGAAGCGCTAGCCAACTGGGAAGCGATGAAAGCAGAAGAGAAGAAGCTCAAAGGACAAGCGAAAGAGGGAATTTCTATACTTGATGGAGTTCCTAGAGATCTTCCAGCGTTAATGAAAGCTTACAAACTTCAAAAGAAAGCATCGAAAGTCGGTTTTGACTGGGATCAAGTAGAAGACGTGTTTGTTAAGGTTGAGGAAGAGCTTGGCGAACTAAAAGAGGCAATTAAGCTGAATTATGCTGCAGAAGAGCAGATGTTGGAACTTGGTGATGTTTTATTCGCTACTGCTAACATCTCGAGGTTTATTGGAGCGGATCCGGAGGAAGCGCTAGCTGCTACGAACCGTAAATTTACTCGTAGATTTAAGTACATTGAATCTCGTCTTGCCGAGCAAGGAAAGACCATAGAAGACAGCACGCTTGAAGAGATGGAAGCATGCTGGCAAGAGGCTAAACAGGAACTGAAAGATTACTAA